One genomic segment of Sparus aurata chromosome 24, fSpaAur1.1, whole genome shotgun sequence includes these proteins:
- the nbeal1 gene encoding neurobeachin-like protein 1 isoform X1, giving the protein MASKERLYEVWMLYCTKKDPDYLKLWLEIFIGSYERCLDVDFEKPPSRPEEVPPVLTLLPDNILQVLRHQLLQCVQKASDGLEPEQQNLALLLLKFLIIICRNLSNVEEIGTCSYINHIITMTTLYIQQLKSKTKEKEMVDQSQAEEFVRHALAFCESLYDPYRNWRHRTCGEQLGTVERSRQKYKAAPLTVEFVPFFYQCFQESEHLKESLKCCLLHLFGAIVAGDQRNALLAISPATMEVLMRVLADCSMGSCSSEEGEDWDSEAPDRKALLTLGCLREVVQRLLAASSDQRQVEIASVLENYFKLLNSDPAAVVAARQQQQSKGQMPTLGRHWESRFVALQVNMLDTIRDMFLCSDRPVLQAIFLNSNCFEHLTRLLQNSKLVNARCTAADKDQKDITNNRLLTGERDTQVFQGRLDSLAVATIKALTTVMHKSPAAKEVFKERIGYNHLYEVLTSLGQPSRHLLKELMNMAVEGEHTSVGLLGISNVEPLLLLVQWLPELDSSEQQLFTADWLRRLSCLNRQTRATCVNAAMVMRALASLDRHQRLHRACAESLLGLLGSLGSQSLSARELLGFLHFLRPSESAQAHPHVGPALKALLTMVRKQGLESAMQYFDLSPSMAGIVVPTVQRWPGSAFSFLAWLSLDQDQLGPPSKDKRKQLYSFFTPGGTGFEAFISSAGTLVVAVCTKKEYVTVMLPDYCFCDSLWHSIGVVHVPGKRPFGQSLVYIYVDGQQKLSATLKYPTMTEPFISCCIGSAGNRTTTPPPSQIPDPPFSSATTPTTRSSLGGILSPQTWGGLLGGKSESVTKLISAGTQDSEWGSPTSLQGQLGSVMVFHEPLQPNHIKAICSAGPNCISPFKAQESEVGDLYTKLLLHYSPKACRNPICLDLSPNMLHGRLTGNKVVNWDIKDMINCVGGLTVLFPILEQLALVTPDQQSSDPAAGSDFITPDVTTPADGDWVILPSNRASEARLEKNLVATFLLVLKHFLQRHPINQENLLHSHGVATLGALLQKLPAGHVDVSVLVAVQLLIEQVTCEKNQALLQQLHTHLLFNFNIWNKGDFPLRIGHIQYMSTVIKDNRKQFRKKCGVQFLFDTVRLYYGKNSNKESDLSEDDIRTIRASLCGLVKYYISKGMSQDEMHSILGYIAAIGEEDQLCGLLELLLSLLQSSPARDQLFLLLFEPGAADSCYALLLNNKHSDRLRELVFKLFERMLRCDRVYEKNKQRLRLREAGYAGLSLLFSELHITPTLIRCLLNQVLHTDPVVNYKDLMSLVQLTHRAGPSVRLIVCKRVYQLLQSQQDAAVQISRQQCWQDTLMRLFLRGEGSLPLRGADTVSTCSLDLSRPGGGGSNRLELPLERKARTGSATRLDRLEDDRLSIGDTRSVDSLENGDVISLLDTPSSSASTEPQLHVKPWVVGKSGGLTLDLSHLQAYEGGESGSQTPGSMPSTPSPLETSKPFPGGTGDRDASSSLTEDSFLFSDNISLGESFNNTERAEEELCTMLLEIVLCVMWRGVEGSDDSAWLERGQVFSALTKLGTANELLLPVDQIKLSLMERMLEWAVSDNREASAATLPQHTENAVRLLHMVQDFLQAEGLVNPSLWTEKVLEETVTLMDSLMVWYSAGTQWFQLSQVGLRLLMGFMAQEDPDVCAMATAKLNGILQTKEVSSQDEACYLLGKVEGILRRSVKEQTEETYSFLVPLLRTLLSKVHRLLYMELHLPQLPDTNGSPSFFEDFQLYCNSPEWRVYLDKYIIPYMKQYEIETFSQGHETMALYWKECYEAFMVSLHKRERERGESKIRFQEQFVEPFTRRGRQENLRYNSMLKQQHSQNSATLRQWKAARRGLVCERGPWADRQQDEMHWRVSSAENFSRMRLKLVRNYNFDPHREASALRDNLGVHQQRVNPESLLLEAVKQVKVSDLEDDILELPEDDPAAANNQAEAEEAGQKEKLVLWEDCELVTVVDVVPGRLELTTQHIYFYDSSQEKEEGVGHDFKWPLSQIREVHLRRYNLRRSALEIFLIDQTNYFLNFKKEVRNKVYSRMLLLRSLSLYGTRSPQELLKASGLTQKWVNREISNFDYLMQLNTIAGRTYNNLAQYPVFPWILADYTSEELDLSDPRVFRDLSKPVAVLNDRNAKAVREKYESFEDPTGTIDRFHYGTHYSNAAGVMHYLIRVEPFTSLHIQLQSGRFDCADRQFHSIPATWQTLMDNPNDVKELIPEFFYFPEFLENQNGFDLGRLQISKERVNDVILPKWAKSPEDFIYKHRKALESEYVSAHLHEWIDLIFGYKQRGPAAVEALNVFYYCTYEGAVDLDAITDEKERKALEGMISNFGQTPCQLLKEPHPVRLSQEEVEKRKAQLDSCPLSMFEHLSDLKSFFVEGISDKVPLVKAVVPKNQSHSFITQGSPDTMVTVSQNCLVGTHGWLPYNKNISNYFTFIKDPTVSNSKTQRFLSGPFAPGVEVTAGLFVVSHDGKLLFSGGHWDNSLRVTSLVKGKTVGQHIRHMDIVTCLSTDHCGIHLISGSRDTTCMVWQVLQQGGAPVGLYPKPVQVLYGHKDEVVSVSISTELDMAVSGSRDGTVIIHTVRRGQYMRCLRPPCDSSLPLSILHLAVSWEGHLLVHTCLEGKATLKDKNALHLYSVNGKHLCSEPLMEQVTDMCVSGEYVVIGSEQGYMSIRDLYSLSLCTEPMAMRVPVRCVSVTKEQSHVLVGLEDGKLIIVGVGKPPEVKNSLRNYIAQSLEGSPLMASPLLAPLRARSPTRLLHQRDQLVFSPSRGPHKP; this is encoded by the exons GCCAGAGGAGGTTCCCCCGGTGTTGACGCTCCTCCCAGACAACATCCTGCAGGTTTTGCgccaccagctgctgcagtgcGTCCAGAAAGCCTCTGACGGCCTGGAGCCTGAGCAGCAAAAcctggctctgctgctgctcaagtTCCTTATCATCATCTGCAG GAACCTATCCAACGTGGAGGAGATTGGCACTTGCTCTTACATCAATCACATCATCACCATGACAACACTGTACATTCAGCAG ctgaAGAGCAAAACCAAAGAGAAGGAGATGGTAGACCAGAGCCAGGCTGAGGAGTTTGTCCGTCACGCGCTTGCTTTCTGTGAGAGCCTCTACGACCCGTACCGCAACTGGAGGCATCGAACCTGCGG gGAGCAGTTGGGTACAGTAGAGAGGAGCAGACAGAAGTACAAGGCCGCTCCTCTCACGGTTGAGTTTGTTCCTTTCTTTTACC AGTGCTTCCAAGAGAGCGAGCACCTAAAGGAGAGCCTGAAATGCTGCCTGCTGCACCTGTTTGGAGCTATAGTAGCTGGTGATCAG AGGAATGCTCTGCTTGCCATCTCCCCAGCCACCATGGAGGTTCTGATGCGGGTTCTGGCCGACTGCTCTATGGGCAGCTGCTCTTCAGAAGAAGGCGAGGACTGGGACAGCGAGGCCCCCGACCGTAAGGCCCTGCTGACTCTGGGCTGCCTGAGGGAGGTGGTGCAGCGCCTACTGGCCGCAAGCTCCGACCAGCGGCAAGTTGAGATCGCCTCTGTGCTGGAAAACTACTTCAAGCTGCTCAACTCAGACCCGGCTGCTGTCGTCGCTGctcgacagcagcagcagtccaaGGGCCAAATGCCAACACTGGGCAGACACTGGGAGAGCCGATTTGTGGCGCTGCAAGTAAACATGCTAG ACACTATCAGGGACATGTTCCTGTGTTCAGACAGGCCAGTTCTACAAGCCATCTTCCTCAATAGTAACTGTTTCGAGCACCTGACACGACTGCTGCAGAACAGCAAG ctggttAACGCTAGGTGCACGGCGGCAGACAAGGACCAGAAAGATATAACCAACAACAGGTTACTGACAGGAGAGAGGGACACTCAG GTGTTTCAAGGGCGACTTGACTCCCTCGCTGTAGCAACCATCAAAGCCCTGACAACAGTGATGCACAAATCACCAGCTGCAAAG GAGGTGTTCAAGGAGAGGATTGGTTACAATCACCTTTATGAAGTTCTCACCTCACTCGGTCAGCCATCACGGCACCTTCTCAAAGAGCTGATGAACATG GCTGTGGAGGGTGAGCACACCTCAGTGGGGCTCTTGGGCATCAGTAACGTGGAGCCCTTGTTGCTGCTGGTCCAATGGCTCCCAGAGCTAGACTCATCGGAGCAGCAGCTTTTTACGGCCGACTGGCTCCGCCGCCTCAGCTGCCTCAACCGACAGACCCGTGCCACCTGCGTCAATGCTGCCATGGTCATGCGAGCACTGGCCAGCCTCGACCGCCACCAACGGCTACACCGAGCTTGTGCCGAGAGCCTGTTGGGGCTGCTGGGCTCTCTGGGCTCTCAGTCCTTGAGTGCCAGGGAACTCCTGGGCTTCTTGCACTTCCTCAGGCCTTCAGAGTCTGCGCAAGCACACCCACATGTAGGTCCTGCCTTGAAAGCGCTCCTGACCATGGTACGGAAGCAGGGCCTGGAAAGTGCCATGCAGTACTTTGACCTGTCACCCAGCATGGCTGGCATTGTAGTCCCAACAGTGCAGCGCTGGCCAGGCTCTGCCTTCAGCTTTCTAGCCTGGCTGTCACTTGATCAGGACCAGTTGGGTCCACCCAGCAAGGACAAGAGGAAGCAGCTCTACAG CTTTTTCACACCAGGAGGGACAGGGTTTGAGGCCTTCATCAGCTCAGCGGGGACGCTGGTTGTGGCTGTATGCACGAAGAAGGAGTACGTCACAGTAATGCTGCCCGACTACTGCTTCTGTGACTCCCTCTGG CACAGCATCGGTGTTGTCCATGTACCAGGAAAGAGACCATTTGGACAGAGTCTAGTCTACATTTATGTGGACGGACAGCAGAAACTGTCTGCCACCCTGAAGTACCCAACCATGACTGAG CCGTTCATCTCCTGCTGCATCGGCTCAGCGGGCAACCGGACCACGACTCCCCCACCCTCCCAGATCCCAGACCCTCCCTTCTCCTCCGCAACCACACCCACCACCCGCTCCTCGTTGGGTGGCATCCTGTCGCCGCAGACCTGGGGGGGCCTGCTTGGGGGGAAGTCTGAGTCTGTGACTAAGCTCATCTCTGCAGGGACTCAGGACAGCGAGTGGGGAAGCCCTACATCCTTGCAGGGCCAGCTGGGGAGCGTCATGGTCTTCCATGAACCTCTGCAGCCCAACCACATAAAAGCCATCTGCAGTGCTG GTCCAAACTGCATCTCCCCATTCAAAGCGCAAGAATCAGAAGTTGGAGACCTTTATACCAAGTTACTGCTGCACTACTCACCCAAG GCATGTAGGAACCCCATCTGTCTTGATCTGTCCCCAAATATGCTACATGGACGCCTGACTGGGAATAAAGTCGTCAACTGGGATATCAAG GATATGATCAACTGTGTGGGCGGCCTGACGGTGCTCTTCCCTATCCTGGAGCAGTTGGCCCTGGTGACCCCTGATCAACAGTCCAGTGATCCAGCAGCTGGGTCAGATTTCATCACCCCTGATGTGACCACGCCAGCTGATGGAGACTGGGTCATTCTCCCATCCAACAGAGCTTCAG aggcaCGACTGGAGAAGAATCTGGTCGCCACCTTCTTGTTGGTACTGAAGCATTTCCTGCAGAGACACCCAATCAACCAGGAGAATCTGCTCCACTCGCATGGGGTCGCTACACTGGGAGCCCTGCTGCAGAAG CTGCCAGCAGGTCACGTGGACGTCAGTGTTCTTGTTGCCGTGCAGCTTCTGATTGAGCAGGTGACGTGTGAGAAGAACCAGGCTCTGCTCCAGCAGCTTCACACGCATCTGCTGTTCAacttcaacatctggaacaaagGAGACTTCCCCTTGCGGATAG GTCATATCCAGTACATGTCCACTGTCATCAAAGATAACAGGAAGCAGTTCAGAAAAAAATGCGGAGTTCAGTTCCTTTTCGACACCGTGCGCCTCTATTATGG GAAGAACAGTAACAAAGAGAGCGACCTTAGTGAGGATGACATTCGTACAATCCGAGCGTCTCTCTGTGGCCTCGTCAAGTACTACATCAGCAAGGGGATGTCGCAGGACGAGATGCACAGCATTCTGGGATACATCGCAGCCATTGGAGAGGAGGACCAG tTGTGTGGTCTGCTGGAGTTGTTACTCAGCCTCCTTCAGAGCAGCCCGGCCAGAGACCagctcttcctgctgctctttgaGCCAGGGGCGGCCGACTCCTGCTACGCTCTTCTACTCAATAACAAGCACTCAGACCGGCTCCGAGAGCTCGTCTTCAAG TTGTTTGAGCGCATGTTGCGCTGCGACCGCGTCTATGAAAAGAATAAGCAGCGCTTGCGGCTGAGGGAGGCAGGCTACGCCGGCCTATCGTTACTCTTCTCCGAGCTACACATCACTCCCACCCTGATCCGCTGTCTCCTCAACCAGGTCCTCCACACAG ATCCCGTGGTAAACTACAAGGACCTGATGTCTCTTGTCCAGCTCACCCACCGGGCCGGACCCAGTGTTCGCCTCATCGTCTGCAAGAGG GTGTACCAGCTGCTACAATCCCAACAGGATGCTGCTGTCCAGATCTCAAGGCAGCAGTGTTGGCAGGACACTCTGATGCGACTCTTCCTGCGGGGTGAAGGGTCTCTGCCACTACGGGGCGCCGACACTGTCAGCACCTGCAGCCTGGACCTGAGCCGGcccggcggcggcggcagcaacCGCCTGGAGCTGCCACTGGAGAGAAAGGCACGGACAGGCAGTGCTACCCGCCTGGACCGGCTGGAGGATGACCGACTCAGCATAGGCGACACTCGCTCTGTGGACAGCCTGGAGAACGGAGACGTCATCTCACTGCTGGACACGCCATCTTCCTCGGCCTCCACCGAGCCGCAACTTCACGTCAAGCCCTGGGTGGTGGGAAAGTCGGGGGGCTTGACGTTAGATCTGTCCCATCTGCAGGCCTACGAGGGCGGGGAGAGTGGCAGCCAGACGCCTGGCAGCATGCCCAGCACACCATCGCCACTGGAGACCTCAAAGCCTTTCCCAGGGGGCACCGGGGATCGTGATGCAAGTTCCTCCCTTACTGAAGACAGCTTTCTTTTTAGTGACAACATCTCACTGGGGGAGTCCTTTAACAACACTGAG CGGGCTGAAGAGGAGCTGTGCACCATGCTGCTGGAGATCGTGCTGTGCGTGATGTGGCGTGGCGTTGAGGGCTCAGATGATTCGGCATGGCTGGAGCGTGGACAGGTCTTCTCAGCTCTCACCAAACTAGGAACGGCCAACGAGCTGCTGCTTCCTGTCGACCAAATTAAACTGAG TCTTATGGAACGTATGTTGGAGTGGGCCGTGAGTGATAACCGCGAGGCATCAGCTGCCACGTTGCCACAGCACACAGAGAATGCGGTGCGATTGCTTCACATGGTACAAGACTTCCTGCAGGCGGAAGGCCTGGTCAATCCATCTCTGTGGACGGAGAAGGTGCTGGAAGAGACAGTGACGCTGATGGACAGCCTCATGGTGTGGTACTCGGCTGGCACCCAGTGGTTCCAGCTCTCTCAGGTTGGACTAAGACTGCTAATGGGCTTCATGGCTCAGGAGGATCCAGAT GTGTGCGCCATGGCCACTGCCAAGCTCAACGGCATCCTGCAGACAAAGGAGGTGTCCAGCCAGGACGAGGCCTGTTACCTGCTTGGTAAGGTGGAGGGAATCCTACGGCGCTCCGTCAAGGAGCAAACGGAGGAGACGTACTCCTTCCTGGTTCCCCTGCTGCGAACACTGCTCTCTAAAGTCCACCGCCTCCTCTACATGGAGCTGCACCTCCCCCAGCTGCCTGACACCAACGGCAGCCCGTCCTTCTTTGAGGACTTCCAGCTGTACTGCAACTCACCTGAGTGGCGCGTCTACCTCGACAAATAC ATTATCCCGTACATGAAGCAGTATGAAATCGAAACATTCAGCCAGGGTCATGAGACCATGGCTCTCTACTGGAAGGAGTGCTACGAGGCTTTCATGGTCAGCCTGCAtaagcgagagagggagaggggtgagAGTAAGATCCGCTTCCAG GAGCAATTTGTGGAGCCTTTCACGCGCCGAGGCCGCCAGGAGAACCTCCGCTACAACAGCatgttgaagcagcagcacagccaGAACAGTGCCACCCTCAGGCAGTGGAAGGCAGCACGGCGGGGTctggtgtgtgagagagggcCCTGGGCTGACAG GCAACAGGATGAGATGCACTGGAGGGTTTCTAGTGCTGAGAACTTCTCACGCATGAGACTGAAGCTGGTCCGTAATTACAATTTTGATCCACACCGAGAGGCCAGCGCTCTGAGAGACAACCTAG GTGTCCATCAGCAGCGTGTAAACCCTGagtctctgctgctggaggctgTGAAGCAGGTTAAAGTCAGCGACCTGGAAGATGACATCCTGGAGCTGCCGGAGGACGACCCTGCTGCTGCCAACAACCA AGCTGAAGCCGAGGAGGCAGGCCAGAAGGAGAAGCTGGTGCTGTGGGAGGACTGTGAGCTGGTGACGGTGGTGGATGTGGTGCCCGGGCGCCTGGAGCTCACCACCCAGCATATTTACTTCTACGACAGTAGTCAGGAGAAAGAAGAAG GAGTGGGCCACGACTTCAAATGGCCCTTGTCTCAGATCCGAGAGGTCCACCTGCGACGTTACAACCTGCGGCGCTCGGCTCTTGAGATATTCCTCATTGACCAGACCAATTACTTCCTCAACTTCAAGAAGGAG GTGAGGAACAAGGTCTACAGCCGCATGTTGTTGCTGCGATCGCTCAGCCTTTATGGGACCAGATCACCGCAGGAGCTCCTCAAAGCCTCGGGACTCACACAG AAATGGGTGAACCGAGAGATCTCCAACTTTGACTACTTGATGCAGTTGAACACGATTGCAGGCAGAACATACAACAACCTGGCTCAGTATCCAGTG TTTCCCTGGATTTTAGCTGACTACACTTCAGAGGAGCTGGACCTGTCTGATCCTCGAGTGTTCAGGGACCTGTCAAAGCCAGTGGCTGTTCTTAATGACCGAAACGCCAAGGCTGTTAGAGAGAA GTATGAAAGTTTCGAGGACCCGACAGGCACCATCGACAGGTTCCATTATGGCACCCACTACTCAAACGCTGCCGGAGTGATGCACTACCTGATAAGAGTGGAGCCCTTCACCTCCCTGCACATCCAGCTGCAGAGTGGACG GTTCGACTGTGCCGACCGCCAGTTCCACTCCATCCCTGCAACATGGCAGACGCTCATGGACAACCCCAACGACGTCAAAGAGCTCATCCCAGAGTTCTTCTACTTCCCAGAATTCCTTGAGAACCAAAATG GCTTTGATCTGGGTCGCCTGCAGATCTCCAAGGAAAGGGTAAACGATGTTATTCTACCCAAATGGGCCAAGTCCCCTGAGGACTTCATCTACAAGCACCGTAAAGCCCTG GAGTCAGAGTATGTATCAGCTCACCTCCATGAGTGGATCGATCTGATCTTTGGTTACAAGCAGAGGGGTCCTGCAGCTGTGGAGGCCCTGAACGTCTTCTACTACTGCACATATGAGG GAGCGGTGGATCTGGACGCCATCACTGATGAAAAGGAGCGTAAAGCCCTGGAAGGCATGATCAGCAACTTTGGACAGACACCCTGCCAGTTACTCaag GAACCCCATCCAGTGCGACTGTCTCAGGAGgaagtggagaagaggaaggctcAGCTCGACTCGTGTCCGCTCAGCATGTTCGAACACCTCAGCGACCTCAAGTCCTTCTTTGTCGAG GGTATCAGTGACAAAGTGCCGCTGGTCAAAGCCGTGGTGCCAAAGAATCAGTCCCATTCTTTCATCACCCAGGGGAGCCCCGACACTATG GTGACGGTGAGTCAGAACTGCCTGGTTGGGACCCACGGGTGGCTGCCTTACAACAAGAACATCTCCAACTACTTCACCTTTATTAAGGACCCCACAGTGTCCAACAGCAA AACCCAGCGTTTCCTGTCTGGACCCTTCGCCCCCGGTGTGGAGGTCACAGCTGGATTATTTGTGGTCTCCCACGATGGCAAGTTGCTCTTCAGCGGCGGCCACTGGGACAACAGCCTCCGGGTCACCTCCCTGGTTAAGGGCAAGACTGTGGGACAGCACATCCGACACATGG acattGTAACCTGCTTGTCAACGGACCACTGCGGCATCCACCTCATCTCCGGCTCCAGAGACACAACCTGCATGGTGTGGCAGGTTCTGCAGCAG GGTGGAGCTCCTGTGGGTCTCTATCCCAAACCAGTTCAGGTGCTGTATGGACACAAGGACGAGGTGGTCAGTGTCAGCATCAGTACAGAGCTGGACATGGCTGTGTCTGGATCACGG GATGGGACAGTGATCATCCACACGGTGCGTCGGGGTCAGTACATGCGTTGCTTGCGGCCGCCATGCGACAGctccctgcctctctccatcctccacTTGGCCGTGTCCTGGGAGGGTCACCTGCTGGTGCACACCTGCCTGGAGGGCAAAGCAACACTCAAG